ATTTCCATTTGATGCAACCTGATCGTTCAACTCGtacatgtcagaggcaaagatTTGTAGCTACTTTTTATTCCTCTTCATTTGTCTGACGGTACTTCAGATTGCAGTTGTTCCTACTCTTCCTGTCTAGTTATTATCCATGTATCTCCAATGTTGGTGATCTTGTGATGACATGAGAACATGTTtatgatgaactgaaggatgaagtgttcctttgtGGGTTAGGGTTTTCTGCaatatgaatacttttactttgaatgcTTTTGATAATATTATCTTACATACTGCAGGAATTTAACAGGACGgtatgttcatgttttaatacAATACTATTTGTATTCAGTGCTGCGTAACTTCAGTCATTTTAATCAGATTTTCTGTATATTCAATATCAAATCACTGGGTGGGGGTTCTGTTTCATATACGTGTTTTTATTGGCATGAAAGCACATACACATACCCTAAAATACCCACACACACGGTTTCCCGCACCCCGCCCCCACCCAAACCAAACACATCCAGCCTCACGCCGTCACCGTCGGGAGCTAAACAGGGAGGGATCACCGGGATCGGAACACTTCAGCCGCCGCTTGTGTCGACATATATCACCTCCTGCGTTGACAATTATATTTCTAACGGACAAATCGTGAACATACCGGGGGTGCTGGATACCTGGAGGACGGCATGGGAGAGCTCACGGCGTTTCTGCTGTTACTGGTGGCGACCTTGACGCTTTCATCCGAGGTGAGTAGCCTTCAACGGAGAAATCTCAGGCTGTGGGAGTCGGTAAGCCGTTCCCTGGCTCCGCTCATCTGTGGGCCTGTAGCCACAGTGGCCATCTAACCGACCACAGTACCCACCACTGTGTCTAATCTGAATACTGACGTGATAAAATAACGGttagtttaaatgtaataattaataactgaTGACATGAAAGCTATGTAACGGTAACAGTTAACAACCGAGCTGCTACCAAAGATAACATTGTTACGGGGATTTACTGAGGCCCTCTATTGGTTTGATCCAGTGATTTTGGTTGTCCCTGACAGTTTTGAACATCTTGTTGTATGTGTCCGTCGATATGACAGGTTTATAATGTTACACAACTGATTTACTGCGTAGAATTAGTAAAAACCAAAAAATGTCAGCAATGCTACCAAGGCCTACCGTTAGATGTCAGTGATTGACAGCTTGGCCTTGCCATGTTGGACATGTTTTGGTTAGTCTAGGGGGGGATCTTTGTTACTCAGTTCTGTATAATATTAATGCTTGCTGTTGTTTGTAACTTTGTATTGCTAGTAAGTCACCTAACTAGTGCAGTGGATAAGGTCTAAAGAGCTAACGCTAGCTTTTTCCAGAAAATTACACTGATTGGCATGGCAACCGCTCGTGCTAACACAACGTCGTATGCAGTCAGTTTGTCCTGTGTAAAATATGAACAGTTTCAAACAAACCCGTAAACACACCAGCTGTACCTGACAAATACTACACTAAATACTAACATCTTTGATGTGTTATGTCCCCTAATACCGACGGAGGTTGTTTTAACAATGCGAATGTACAGTGTTATTTTGTGCTGCTGCGTCGACCTGGCCCACTCGGTCCAGTTCAGCAGCGCTGCAGGGGTGGTGTGATATTGCTGAGAAGAATGGAAAAAGGATGCAGCCTTTTTTAGTTTGACACCAAGCAAGATGGCGCCTGCAGCTGGCTGCTGTAGCTGGTGCTGTGCAGGACCagagataaatacagtttaatatGACTACATTGCATAATGAAAATCAATATGCATACAGCTGTTTTCTCATTAGCATGCTACACATATGAGCGCAATTAACGCTTGGAGAGTGTTTATATAGTGCAGGCTCAATATAGTAACACACCTACTATAGGTTTCCCACCCAAACCAAACCCCTGTTTGATGCAGTGAAAAATGTATCAACAGCCCAATTATGCAGGACACACTATTAGTGTAGCCTTCAGGAACTTTCCTCATCAAATATCACCATATTGCTGTACCTGTGACAATCCTGAGATGCTATAGATGAACTATTTAGGTGGGCATTCATAACACCTTATCATGTTcagttgtatttttgtttgctCTGGTGTTACAATACAGTTCCTAGTTTATATCTTTTGCTATTTTGTAGTATTTTAATATTCCTTTTTTTCATAGGGTCATATGATCTGTCTGGTGAGATCTGCTTTAAAGCCTACCAATGTAATCTAGTTAACCCATTGTGTTGCACTGTatgctgcatgttttttttagtcATGATTAAAAGAGTAACACAGaccctgcagcagcaacacctAGGTAACCTTTGTCATGGCCTGCTGTCCTTTGTCATGGCCCGCTGTcacacaggtgtgtttttgAACTCTTTCTTGGATGTAAGACCAGATTGTCTCAGTGTAATCAAAGACTTTTGgcttaaatgtgtttacaaagaacatgatttgaaagATATTAGGCAGTGAAATGTGGGGTGAACAACTGCCAAACACAAAGGAATGGAAAAATAATAGGTGCTGACAGCAATTTCCTATTACACAGTACAAGGCCAAAGCAGGCAACACCTTTTTTGAATATAGGATATAAATATAATCTCATAAGACATGCTAACAAAAGGCACATGTGCTGGCCTGTAGCTGTAACGCTTAACTCTTCAGCTTATAGGATCAAACGGATCAAAGAGAGTATCTTGCCTTGCTTAGGCTTAAACAAGTAgtacaaaaaaaagtatataataaCTTAAATGTGCCGTGACGTTAGAGATCATCGTCATCCTTATGATTCACTCATCCCAGTACTGCACAGAGAGACCAATGTATGTGCAAGGAAGTACAATAAAGAGAGTGGCTAAATATACATAAGCTGTATCAGGAGATATTTATTGTTGAGTTATACTTCAGACAGTTTGGTACCATCCATCTTCATCGTTGTCCTCTCTTTTCCCTCGTCTGTCCAGGTGCCTGCTGATGACTCTGTGGGTTTGCTAACTGAGCCCCAGGTGGCTATGTTCTGCGGGAAGCTCAACATGCACATCAATGTGCAGAGTGGCAAATGGGAGTCCGACCCCTCCGGCACCAAGAGCTGCATCGGCACCAAGGAGGGCATCCTGCAGTACTGCCAAGAGGTATTTAAACATAGTGAGACCACCACAAAGGGACAGAAAAACAGATCAGGTCAGAGAGCGCAAGTAGACAGGAAGACACAGCTAATGCAGTAACAAAGAACCTGAATCTCTCACTTTTCTCCAGGTGTACCCAGAGTTGCAGATCACAAATGTTGTGGAGGCCAACCAGCCCATCAGCATCCAGAATTGGTGCAAGAAAGGACGCAAGCAATGCCGCAGTCACACTCACATTGTGGTTCCATACCGCTGCCTGGGTAACCAGTTTTAATGATACAGGTGTACGTTACTGAGCGTGTTTATGTGAATGAATACAAGTGTTATGAACAAAAGCATTTTTCTGTTGCAGTTGGGGAGTTTGTGAGCGACGCCCTGCTCGTTCCTGACAAGTGTAAGTTCCTGCACCAGGAGCGTATGGACCAGTGTGAGAGCCACCTGCACTGGCACACTGTAGCCAAAGAGGTGAGAATAATAAAGTCACACATGCAGTCTATCCTTGAAACATTCAGGAATTCCTGCATGTGGGAATGGGAGCAATATTCTGCCAACCTCAAGACCTAGTAAGATTTCAGAGAAAATGCCAGGAGGGCTGTGTTGTAGATGAAAGCAGTAGCATTGCAGGGACAAGCACATAATGGGTAACGTTTCTCTGACAAAATACGCTTTCATGTTGAGCTTCAAGTCAAATCTGTGACTTGTTAACGGCAATGCTTTTGCATGCGGgtcaatattaaatacattacaagAACATTTGCACCGTACAAAAACAGCTCCTCGGCCGCCATGttcctgaaaataaaaaaagacatcttCCGCTGCATACATGTACATCCGGCCTTACCATCTTCTTCTGCTGAGTTTTATAACGTTTGGCATCAATTAGCGCTGCATGATCGCCATCTCCTGGACTGTCCCTTGCACCATCTATTTCGGCAATCTCATTACCGGGAACTATGTGTGCTAAGGCAGCATTCAATGTCACTGAGTAGACTTCATGTTAACTCCTTCTATCATTATATCTGCTAGTgactctttccttttttatctgGTCTTCTGTTGCATGACTCAGCACCTTCATTttatcctctccctccttctgcaGTCAACCGTCTCTGCCACTTTGTTCTGATTGTGGTCCTTTATCGTCTTTTCTTGGCTTTAATTCATGTTCTGTCACCCACAAAGTCTGTCAAACATTGACTTTTTttacctattattattattattattatattaataataatgatctgTGCATCAGAGCTGAATTATGTGTGTAGTGGCTACGTTGCTTATCTCTAGTCACCAAAGTTTCCCCCAATAAGCTCTCATATCCTTATGAAATGATTGAATGTTGTGCagttttatttagcttttttttataGCGCTGTAGGAAGTTGTTGTTAATGCCTGTTATTAAATTTAGTCCTGTGGAGACCGCTCCATGAATCTCCATGACTACGGGATGCTGTTGCCATGTGGTATCGACCGTTTCCGAGGGGTGGAGTTTGTCTGCTGTCCGGCGGAGGCGGAGCGAGATTCAGACAGCTCGGAGCTGGATGGGGAGGAGTCAGACGTCTGGTGGGGCGGAGCTGAGACCGAATACTCTGAAAACAGGTATCATCACTCGCACACAATTGTCAAATctgatggaaacacacacttgtTGATACATCGACTGACACAGCTGCTCTCCCCGCAGTATGACGCGCCCGGCAGGGACGGAGCCAGCCACCGCCGAGGACGATGACGACGAGGACGACGAGGCAGAGACTTTTGAAAGGGATGTGAacggagatggagatggagatgaagatgatgacgacgacgacgaggaagacgacgacgacgacgacgacgtaATCGACGAACGGTATAGCGATGAACGCAATGCTAACATCGCCATGACAACCACAACAACTACCACCACTGAATCAGTTGAGGAAGTCGTTCGAGGTGAGAAATCAAGCGGATACACACGCTttgtttacatgtatttatttattgttttatcttcatcatgtgatgttttgttgatTACGTAACAAGCTCTCattttacattcatttttatttactatttaattTGCGTTTGCCTGTGTGTACACATCTCAGCCGTTTGTTGGGCTCGTGCTGAGTCAGGCCCGTGTCATGCCCTGCTGGAGCGTTGGTACTTCCTGCCTGAGAAGGGCCGCTGTGTTCCCTTCTTGTTTGGGGGCTGTGGGGGCAACAGAAATAACTTTGACTCGGAGGAGTACTGCCTAGCTGTCTGCAGCAGCTCGTGTAAGTCCCAGGACCGGAGCTGTCTAAACCCTGAAGCGTCCACAACACGAGTCTGATTCCTGTCCTCAGGCTGCTGTAGATTGTCTATCTGTCTcattcacttcctcttcctgtgcGTCTGATGGCTCTTAACCAATCGGAGCATTGACCAGTGGATTTAGTTGCTCGTCTTCTACTGTTGTGTTGAGTATTATAACATAATTTTTCTCAGCAAGATAAAACACATCTTCTGATTGGAAAAGAATAAAGTTCATGTCCCTTGAAAatcatatttttgtttatgtaaaatcaaagaaaatatctttacatttgtggtaaagataaaaaaacaaaaaaaaactgatgGCTCTTGGTCTTAAGGATAAGGCTTATGATTTTCTATATTTGTCAAATCTAATTaagaaactaaaacaaagaatTATTCTCAGTCTCTCAACCATCAGACCAAAGCCCATTCCTTCCTCCAGAAGTCGTACGTCTTTAATTTCCTAAAAACATCCGGGCATTATAGTTGTTAGAAACTTAGAAACTAAGCTGCAGTGGCCATGAAACATGTCACCCTGTGCAGCAGTACGCCTCATTGATGCATTTTTAAtcgtttaaataaatataaaatattgccAACTGTGTTCCTAAATAAGCTTAGAGACCAAAACATGGAAAAGCAAGCCCATCAAGTGAGTGTCCCTTTTGGAAAGCAGCCATGACGCTCTCTTTAATCACTTATTTCATAATTTTGACACTAACTGTTACTTCTTACAGCATGTGGACGATGCAGCGTAAATACTGAACCTTGAATGTCAGTGTGCGTCTGCATGCATTTCTACACACACGTGTGTTTGCATGCCTTGCAGCTGCAAGGTCTTGTGTGCTGCAGCTCCGTAGTAGTCTGACCTGGCAGTTGTTGGTCTCTAACGATGTCATAAACGTGTCTTAACCAGCTGAGTGTTGCATTGTGTTGACGGGAGGGTGTGTGAATGGGGGATGGTGTTGTTAAAGGTTATTGGGTTCATTCGCTGTTTCAGTGCAGTGTCTGCCCTGATCCTGACTCGGCACTTTTCATCTTATCTCCAGGCTCCCACATTAAATAAAGACGTATACACAACACTCTACTGGGAAACTAATCACCCTTTGTCCCCTGATAACCTGTGTGTCAAACAAACTGTGTGTACCtaacatattgtatgtttttaacACACTTAAACTTCATTGATGACTAATATTGCTTGTTTAGATGGCAGTTGAATTTTTCTGCATTTACCTTTCATGCAtcctcttttatttgttttctttttgtttttgttgcgtCTCCCCTGCCCTGTGTTTGATTTTTGCGTCTTTGTTCTCCTTCAGTGCCCACCATGGCCCCCAGTCCTCCAGACGCCGTGGATCGGTACCTCGAATCTCCCGGGGACGACAATGAACACTCTGACTTCCAGAAGGCCAAGGAAAGCCTGGAGGCCAAACACCGTGAAAAGATGTCCCAGGTATGTTTTTGTGACCAGGTTAACATCCTTAACATTAGGTCTGGGATATGTCCCTGACAAGGTGTCCAAATGAGTTTGTCAGTCCGTAACGCTTTTGTCCCTGATGTGACTCTTTTTATGTCCAGGTGATGAGGGAGTGGGAAGAGGCTGAGAGGCAGGCCAAGAGCCTTCCTCGTGCTGACAAGAAAGCTGTCATCCAGGTATGACACGCATCACAccttctgtgtttctgtatattttatACCTTGGATTCTTAATCTTTTGCAACTTAAAGACCACCAGGATAAATATGtgtcagcaaaataaaataatcaccAAAATACATATATGGCTTAACCTCAGTGAGACATTTGGGTCAGTGGTTGTGACTGATCTTTGCAGCTGCCTCCCCCAGTAACTCGAGGGACACATCCACAGTGCTGGGAAGGATTAACTCCTTTGTGATCATAAAGGGTTTCTTTCTACGAGCAGCAACTATTCAGCTAGAGTTGTTAATGTTGTGATGACTTTGTTGTCCCAGAAGCCTGTCCAGCCTTTTTAATTTCAAAAACGTACGTGCAACTTCAGAAAGGGATTTATTTGAAAAGCAagacaaaaaaattaaatgtgacactttttctattttatgcaAATCTAATGGACAATAAAGTAATCTGAATCTGAGACGTGTATTTCCCAACACGTTTCTGTGTACAACCCACAGTATGCGGTGAAGGAGTCTTCACTATAACTTTTGGTatttataatcatatatatatatatatatatatatatatatatatatatatatatatatatatatatatatatatatatatatatatatatatatatatatatatatatatatatatatatatatatatatatatatatatatatatatatatatatatatatatatatatatagtgaaaaTGGGTTACTGTAACGTGTACTTTATTTGCAGCACTTCCAGGAGAAGGTGGAGGCTCTGGAGCGGGAGGCAGCAGGAGAGAGGCAGCAGCTGGTAGAAACCCACATGGCCCGTGTGGAAGCTCTGCTCAACAGCCGCCGACGCCTGGCTCTGGAAAATTACCTCAGTTCCCTGCAGGCCAACCCTCCACGggtacaaatacacacacacacacacacacacacacattcacgtgTCCAGAAGTCATCGGTGTGTTCAGAGTCATAGGGATTCATTTAACGGTTAAAGTTACAATAGCTGTCGAATTATTCTGCAGTCGTACCTGGCAGTAAATATGATGACGTGCATATAgaataaaaacatcatatatcAACAAtcttatatgtttatataatcCCATTTACACCATACAACTCTGCCACCTCCAGGGTCGTCAGGTGCTGAGCCTGCTGAAGAGGTACGTCCGTGCAGAGCAGAAGGACAGGCAGCACACGCTGAAACATTACGAGCATGTCCGCACGGTCGATCCCAAGAAGGCTGCACAGATCCGACCTCAGGTACTCTCTCACCCACATGCAGTTAAATCTCTTCAGCTTTGTCAAACCTTTAATGTGATGAAAGGATTTTAAATGGCCGccgtggctcaggaggtagagtggttgtccactggtcggtggttcgatcatgtctgcatgtcgaagtgtccttcggcaagatactgaaccccaaattgctcccgatggcctggccaacggtgtgtgagtgtgtgtagatgGTTATtcctactgacgagctgatgtacagcttgtatggtagcctctgactctgtatgaatgtgtgtgaatgggtgaatgctgacatgtgttgtaaagcgctttgagtgatcgtaaagattggaaaaagcgctctataaaagCATTCCCCAATAAAGTGTTGGTCAATTCTTATTATGGCctaaaattaaatgtgtttttcaggtTTTAAGAAATTGTGATTTCCGAATTAAACTAGAACTTCCTCACTTTCTTCTTTTAGGTTTTGACCCACCTCCGTGTGATTGATGAGAGGATGAATCAGTCCGTCGGGCTGCTCTACAAAGTGCCCAGTGTTGCGAATGAGATCCAAAGCCAAGTCTGTAAGTGTCGGCTTTTATACTTCTTACTAACTGTATGAAGGATGTATCTAAATGCTGATAAACATTACAGTATCGTATCAATTCTTATAATCATATAATAGGAGCTccgcgagggggggggggtgctgtcagagctccacGAGGGGgtgggtgctgtcggagctccgtgagggggggtgcaaagtggccctctggcagtgaggacatactttttgtggccctccctctcctcaaagttgcccatccatGATCTAGATAAAGGGTCAAATGTTTAGTGAATTTTTAGCATTTGGTtcttaaaaatgacttaaagcttttcaaatgtgaatattttaagataatattaaactttatttCCTTAGGATAATTGCTGTACAACAGTTGCGATTCaaagtgcaaataaaaaagaacCATAAGATGCAATtctaaaatatatacaatatattttctttgtctgttaTGATACTGAATATATTCATACTGCTCAGACAAatgaagacatttgaagatgttgCCTTTCACTCtggaaatgtataattataacatttttcaatgttttctgAAGTTTTATAGACCAGCAAAGAAATTGATTTGTTGAAAAAATAAGCAGAAGACtgagtaataataaatatgaaaagaaagataatgaaaatattcagTATGTCAGTATgctaaacatgtattttatattaatcGTG
This portion of the Cottoperca gobio chromosome 21, fCotGob3.1, whole genome shotgun sequence genome encodes:
- the LOC115026240 gene encoding amyloid-beta A4 protein-like isoform X1, whose protein sequence is MGELTAFLLLLVATLTLSSEVPADDSVGLLTEPQVAMFCGKLNMHINVQSGKWESDPSGTKSCIGTKEGILQYCQEVYPELQITNVVEANQPISIQNWCKKGRKQCRSHTHIVVPYRCLVGEFVSDALLVPDKCKFLHQERMDQCESHLHWHTVAKESCGDRSMNLHDYGMLLPCGIDRFRGVEFVCCPAEAERDSDSSELDGEESDVWWGGAETEYSENSMTRPAGTEPATAEDDDDEDDEAETFERDVNGDGDGDEDDDDDDEEDDDDDDDVIDERYSDERNANIAMTTTTTTTTESVEEVVRAVCWARAESGPCHALLERWYFLPEKGRCVPFLFGGCGGNRNNFDSEEYCLAVCSSSLPTMAPSPPDAVDRYLESPGDDNEHSDFQKAKESLEAKHREKMSQVMREWEEAERQAKSLPRADKKAVIQHFQEKVEALEREAAGERQQLVETHMARVEALLNSRRRLALENYLSSLQANPPRGRQVLSLLKRYVRAEQKDRQHTLKHYEHVRTVDPKKAAQIRPQVLTHLRVIDERMNQSVGLLYKVPSVANEIQSQVSVIMQRVQAELSQQVSSLQSDGRVDGRVSYGNDALMPDQAYSSAPMDPGLDGLGFIHPESFNQANTENHVEPVDARPIPDRGLPTRPVSALKPEEMPQVRMETDERQSAGYEVYHQKLVFFAEDVGSNKGAIIGLMVGGVVIATIIVITLVMLRKKQYTSIHHGVIEVDAAVTPEERHLAKMQQNGYENPTYKFFEQMHN
- the LOC115026240 gene encoding amyloid-beta A4 protein-like isoform X2, with the translated sequence MGELTAFLLLLVATLTLSSEVPADDSVGLLTEPQVAMFCGKLNMHINVQSGKWESDPSGTKSCIGTKEGILQYCQEVYPELQITNVVEANQPISIQNWCKKGRKQCRSHTHIVVPYRCLVGEFVSDALLVPDKCKFLHQERMDQCESHLHWHTVAKESCGDRSMNLHDYGMLLPCGIDRFRGVEFVCCPAEAERDSDSSELDGEESDVWWGGAETEYSENSMTRPAGTEPATAEDDDDEDDEAETFERDVNGDGDGDEDDDDDDEEDDDDDDDVIDERYSDERNANIAMTTTTTTTTESVEEVVRVPTMAPSPPDAVDRYLESPGDDNEHSDFQKAKESLEAKHREKMSQVMREWEEAERQAKSLPRADKKAVIQHFQEKVEALEREAAGERQQLVETHMARVEALLNSRRRLALENYLSSLQANPPRGRQVLSLLKRYVRAEQKDRQHTLKHYEHVRTVDPKKAAQIRPQVLTHLRVIDERMNQSVGLLYKVPSVANEIQSQVSVIMQRVQAELSQQVSSLQSDGRVDGRVSYGNDALMPDQAYSSAPMDPGLDGLGFIHPESFNQANTENHVEPVDARPIPDRGLPTRPVSALKPEEMPQVRMETDERQSAGYEVYHQKLVFFAEDVGSNKGAIIGLMVGGVVIATIIVITLVMLRKKQYTSIHHGVIEVDAAVTPEERHLAKMQQNGYENPTYKFFEQMHN